The following are encoded together in the Labeo rohita strain BAU-BD-2019 chromosome 17, IGBB_LRoh.1.0, whole genome shotgun sequence genome:
- the rtkn2 gene encoding rhotekin-2: MDSPRDIQHFKRNIATRSTVSSCSSLAMEIKRKKIRESMFFQNEDCDIQEKMEFEMRMRAGAYKLLVASTKKEQVLDASRSLLTCNARIKAYMNEAQRRKEQQDIRRSSDSLDQVPCHGKVAISGLRIPLFWKDTEHFNSKGNAQRVAVFCLIKIGSEIFDTEMVIADPSMTDICFEGVKIFSEAKPDFELTFELYSCGLEEETTFVNTPKKLARKLRSSFGRTSGRKLCPLLDGGDPDTFLQSNPIPVGARYSLLAYTTLGLEQAEGSFQSHSLIILQNVEVSSWLPLYGNLCCKLVAQPDCMTQEMMSGYLSQQQSIEGLQRRCKLYCVLKAGQISCYYSPEEIQAKVEPSLNIPINKDTRIRVVGKDHQRAGTRLNLINPGNGDSSSHVFITETSDVLQEWLDALWQHIYDQSQWQHTCDKLMDIDVLSPRKPPLFLTKQADSVYNDLSIGSPGKFESLTDIIHNKIEETDGRFLIGQEEDTEPPHWAALFEGSRPIVVQKTVLSPGKESNQSITSPVTASKKKRRAPPPPPDKLPFVQPTSVLSNQEKENYKGARPRTGRPSLDAKFSAIIQQLQKSHTSTRKNAPLGQIEPCQHPCISQKRDDESDIPENPGKEYTQAVQPPVPAPRNKLRMSFREKMHPKAW; encoded by the exons ATGGATTCACCGCGGGatattcaacattttaaacGAAATATTGCCACTCGGTCCACGGTGTCGTCGTGTTCCTCTCTCGCCATGGAGAttaagagaaagaaaataagaGAAAGCATGTTTTTTCAAAATGAG GATTGTGATATTCAGGaaaagatggagtttgagatgcgAATGAGAGCTGGAGCTTACAAGCTTCTGGTTGCCAGCACTAAAAAAGAGCAGGTGTTGGACGCTTCCAGGAGTCTGTTAACCTGTAATGCCCGAATTAAAGCTTATATGAATGAAGCCCAGAGGAGGAAAGAACAGCAGGACATCAGAAG gTCCTCAGACTCTCTGGACCAAGTCCCTTGTCATGGAAAGGTAGCCATATCTG GCCTGCGAATTCCATTGTTTTGGAAGGATACAGAACACTTTAACAGCAAAGGGA ATGCACAGCGGGTGGCAGTCTTCTGTTTGATAAAGATTGGCTCAGAGATTTTTGACACTGAAATGGTGATTGCAGACCCATCGATGACTGATATTTGCTTTGAAGGTGTCAAAATTTT CTCTGAAGCCAAGCCAGACTTTGAACTGACATTTGAGCTGTATAGCTGTGGACTGGAGGAGGAGACAACCTTTGTCAACACGCCAAAAAAACTAGCCAGGAAGCTGCGCTCCTCTTTTGGCAGAACTTCAGGCAGGAAACTCTGCCCTCTTCTGGATGGAGGAGATCCAGACACTTTCCTCCAGTCTAATCCAATACCAGT agGTGCACGGTACTCATTGTTGGCGTACACCACTCTGGGTTTGGAGCAGGCGGAGGGATCTTTCCAGTCTCATTCTCTTATAATCCTGCAGAATG TGGAGGTTTCATCATGGCTGCCGTTGTATGGTAACTTGTGTTGTAAGCTGGTGGCACAACCTGACTGCATGACACAAGAGATGATGAGCGGATACCTGAGCCAACAG CAAAGCATTGAAGGTTTGCAGCGCCGCTGTAAGCTATACTGTGTGCTAAAGGCTGGACAGATTTCATGCTATTACTCTCCTGAAGAAATCCAAGCAAAAGTGGAGCCCAGCCTCAACATTCCCATAAACAAG GACACTCGTATTCGTGTGGTGGGAAAGGACCACCAGAGGGCTGGCACTAGACTTAACCTGATAAACCCAGGAAATGGAGACTCTTCCAGTCATGTGTTCATTACTGAAACCTCTGACGTCTTGCAGGAGTGGCTGGACGCCCTCTGGCAACACATTTATGACCAAA GTCAGTGGCAACATACATGTGACAAGCTCATGGATATTGATGTTTTGTCACCACGCAAACCCCCGCTCTTTCTCACAAAGCAAGCTGACTCTGTTTATAATGATCTGA GCATCGGGTCCCCTGGGAAATTTGAGAGCTTGACTGATATAATTCACAATAAGATTGAGGAAACTGATGGCCGCTTTCTCATTGGTCAAGAGGAGGACACGGAGCCTCCACATTGGGCAGCACTGTTTGAAGGATCCCGGCCAATAGTGGTCCAAAAAACGGTTCTGTCACCAGGTAAAGAAAGCAATCAGTCTATTACGAGTCCCGTCACGGCCAGCAAAAAGAAGAGGAGAGCACCTCCACCCCCTCCTGATAAATTACCATTTGTTCAACCCACCAGCGTATTATCCAATCAGGAGAAAGAGAACTATAAGGGGGCGAGGCCTCGGACGGGGCGACCCTCGCTCGATGCTAAATTCTCTGCCATCATTCAGCAGTTGCAGAAGAGCCACACATCCACTCGCAAAAACGCACCTCTTGGACAGATCGAGCCCTGCCAGCACCCTTGCATCTCTCAGAAAAGAGATGACGAGTCTGATATACCTGAAAATCCTGGGAAGGAATACACTCAGGCTGTTCAGCCACCTGTGCCGGCCCCCAGGAACAAATTGAGGATGTCATTCAGAGAGAAGATGCACCCAAAGGCCTGGTGA